The genomic region CGCCACACCCCCGAACTGAAGAAGGACGGGGTGCTGGTCTACGACTCCTCCGCCTTCACCCCCCCCGATGGCGACGGCTTCATCCGCTACGCCGTTCCCCTGACCGACCTCGCCAAGAAGGACGTGGGGCGGGCCCAGAGCAAGAACATGGTGGCCCTCGGGGTCCTGGGCCACCTGTTCGAGCTCCCCTACAAGGCCCTGGAGGAGGCGATCGCCAAGCGCTTCCAGGCGAAGGGGCAAAAGATCGTCGAGTCCAACCTGACCGCTCTGAAGGTCGGCTATGAGCACGTGACGCGCGAGGTCCAGAAGCGGGATCCCTTCAAGCTGCCGGAGGCGATCCCCCACGAGCGGATGGTCATCGCCGGCAACCAGGCGATCGCCCTGGGGGTGATGGCGGCGGGATGCCGGTTCGTGACCGGCTACCCGATCACCCCGGCCAGCGACATCCTGGAGGAGCTTGCCGAGGAGTTGCCCAAATTCGGCGGCACGGCCATCCAGGCCGAGGATGAGATGGCAGCCCTCGCCGCCTGCATCGGGGGGTCGTTCGCCGGCCAGAGGGTCTTCACCTGCACCTCGGGTCCCGGGTTCTCTCTCATGACCGAGCTCTTCAACCTCGCCTCCATGGCGGAGCTGCCGGTGGTCATCGCCGACGTCCAGCGGGCGGGCCCCTCCACCGGGATGCCGACGAAGGCGGAGCAGTCGGACCTCTTCCACGCCCTCTTCGGCGGCCACGGCGAGGCGCCCCGGGTCGTCCTGGCCACGGCGAACGTGGCGGACTGCTTTTCCCTGACGGTCCTCGCCTTCAATCTCGCCGAGAAGTACCAGCTCCCGGTCATCCTCATGTCGGACCAGGCCCTCTCCAGCCGGGCCGAGGGGATCGAGCCCATTGACCTGAGCAAGGTGAAGCTGGAGGAGCGGGTGAAGCCGACCCCCGAGCAGCTGCAGGCGTACAAGCGGTACGCCTTCACGGAGACGGGGGTCTCCCCCATGGCGATTCCGGGGGAGTCCGGGCCGGGTGGCGTCTACTGCGCCCGGGGCATCGAGCACGACGAGTACGGGATCCCCAATTATGAGCCCGCGATGCACCGGGAGATGACCCGGAAGCGCTTCCGAAAACTGGAGGCGATGCGAAGGGACCTGCCCCCACCGCCCGTGTACGGTCCTGCCGACGCCGACGTGGGGGTCATCGGCTGGGGCTCCACCGAGGGGGCCATCCGCGAGGCCCTGGGGCGAGCGGCTGAGAAAGGGATCAAGGCGGCTGGCCTCCACCTCCGGGTCCTGAACCCGCTTCAGGACGAGCCGATCCGGGCCTTCCTGAAGGGGAAGAAGCGGATCGTGATTCCCGAGATGAACTACAACGGGCAGCTGGCCCACCTGCTGCGGGCGCGGTACCTGATCGACCCGCTCCAGCTGGACATCTGCGAGGGCCGGCCCATCAAGGTC from Candidatus Methylomirabilis sp. harbors:
- a CDS encoding 2-oxoacid:acceptor oxidoreductase subunit alpha yields the protein RHTPELKKDGVLVYDSSAFTPPDGDGFIRYAVPLTDLAKKDVGRAQSKNMVALGVLGHLFELPYKALEEAIAKRFQAKGQKIVESNLTALKVGYEHVTREVQKRDPFKLPEAIPHERMVIAGNQAIALGVMAAGCRFVTGYPITPASDILEELAEELPKFGGTAIQAEDEMAALAACIGGSFAGQRVFTCTSGPGFSLMTELFNLASMAELPVVIADVQRAGPSTGMPTKAEQSDLFHALFGGHGEAPRVVLATANVADCFSLTVLAFNLAEKYQLPVILMSDQALSSRAEGIEPIDLSKVKLEERVKPTPEQLQAYKRYAFTETGVSPMAIPGESGPGGVYCARGIEHDEYGIPNYEPAMHREMTRKRFRKLEAMRRDLPPPPVYGPADADVGVIGWGSTEGAIREALGRAAEKGIKAAGLHLRVLNPLQDEPIRAFLKGKKRIVIPEMNYNGQLAHLLRARYLIDPLQLDICEGRPIKVLEILQAIEEAAHGH